DNA sequence from the Arthrobacter jinronghuae genome:
CAGTGCCTACCGTCGGCCCGTCACACGATCAAAAGTAGGCACCAGAGTCAATAGCGGGGATCTGTTCGAAGTAATCATGGACTCAGTAGCTACGCGGCTGGCGAGTCGTCGGTTGTTCTCAGTGCTCACCATCAACGAACTCAACGGACAGATTGTCCGTGCGGAAAGAACCGTCATCACTGCGGATCTTAAGTCCTCACTCATCGCTGTCTGGAAGGCTCTGTTAGGGGTAGCCGAGAGGCCTACAACCAGTCATTGGCGGGCTCGACGACGACACACTCCTGGCTATGAGGAAGTTCTGACGCGTATCGACCAGCGGTGTACCTTCCACGCCACAACGATGAAGTTCCAATACTTCGGAAAACACCCCGGATCAATGGAGGAGGCATACCTCCCCCCGGTAACAATCAGCTACACGAAATTCCAGCCCCGCCTTCGCCAAGGTGAGGGCTTTTTGTTTAAACGCCTATGAAAGGACCCGCCTCATGCCTTCCTCATCCCTTCCCTCAGACCCCGCTCTGTTCCTCTGGGCGTCCCACCTCGCCCGCGCCGCCGGCGATGTTGATTCCTCCCGGCTAAGTCGGGGCATTGCCACGGTCTGGCCCCTCATCGAGCAGTACATCGACAGTTATCGTCGCGGTAAAGCTCTCCCGATAATGACCATGCTCAGCATCCTGGAAATCTGCCGTTCCGGTCCGGAAACTCCACCCTTTTGCGACGGACGCGCCAAACTACTTAAGGTCTGGGAATGCCTGGGTAACTTGAATGGTGTCCGCGGAACTCCACTGTCTGTTCTTACGGGCCGAGTAGAGCTGATTCTTGCGCTCAATGACCTGCTCATCATTGATGAGACGCCGCCCAACGTGGAAATCTACATCACCGTCTTGGACGCAGAGTTGGCGGCTATGCACTGGGCGCTTCTGGATCTGCTGCCCGTGGATTGTGCACTCCAGGTTCAACAGATCGATGAAGATTGGCGGGCGTCAGCCATGGAAGAGCCCATAGATGAGATGCCGGAGGGCTGGTAATAATGACATCCTGTTCCCAAACCGCGTTGAGGACGGCGGCAGCGCGTAGGAGCCGCGCGGGTGAGGGAGCCGGCGTCGCAAAGGCCCCACTCCGCTGCTAAATGACAGAGAGTGGGGCCTTCGTAGGACTGGAGTCTGCTGACGCTGAGTCCTTACGGCTGCTTGTAACGCGTCCGCGCGAAGAACAGGCCGACCAGGGAAATCACGGCGATGGCCATGTAGTACAAGCCCGGTGCGCTCAGTGACCCGGTGACATCCAGCAGCCAGGTCAGCACCAGCGGCGCAATACCGCCCAGCAGCGTCACCCCCACGTTATAGGTGATGGCCAGTCCGGTTCCTCGAATTGCTGCCGGGAACATCGAGGAGAGCAGGGCCGGAAGCGGTCCAAAGTAGAACGCCATAATGACACCAAGCAAGCCTATGACGAGCACTAGTGTTGGAACCGTTGGGTTGGTGACCATGAGCTGGAACAGCGGCCAGGCAAGGAGCAGCGCACCGAGTGCCGCATAGGTCATAACTTTGGCGGGTCCCACCCGGTCCGCCAGATGACCAACAAACGGCACACCCACGAGGGTGATAAGACCGGCGACCACGCCGCCAAGGAATGCCGCGGTTGCCGGGATTCCCAGGTTCGTCACAGCGAACGTCGGCATGTAGAGAATCATGTAGACGGAGATGGTCGCAACACCAACGGCAGCCGAAGCGGCAAGCAGGCGCCCGTAGTGATTCACGAGCAGTGCCTTAACCGGAGAGGACACCTTTTCCCCGTGAACGAAATCCTCGGTTTCGGAGAGCTTGGCGCGGATGTAGAGTCCTACCGGGCCAATGAGCAGGCCGACGATAAACGGCACACGCCAGCCCCAGCTGTTCAGTGCCTCTTCGGAGAGTCCCTCGGTCAGCGCGAAGCCAAAGCCTGAGGCCAGCACCATCGCGGCGCCCTGGCTTGCCACCTGCCAAGAGGCATAGAACGCTTTCTTATGCGGTGCCGTTTCAATCAGAAATGCAGTTGCCGTGCCGAATTCGCCGCCCGCGGAGAATCCCTGGATGAGGCGCGAGAGCAGGATGATGACCCCGCCCCACATGCCCACCATTGCGTAGGTGGGTGCCAGCGCCATGATCAGCGTCCCGACCATCATCAGCAGCAGGGTCAGTGACAGGGCATTCTTGCGTCCCTTGCGGTCTGCGTAACTACCCAGCACCATGCCGCCCAGGGGGCGGACGACGTAGGAAATCGCAAAAGTGGCAAAGGTCAGGATCAGTGCGAACGTCGGGTCCGAATCCGGGTAGAAGTTCTTCGCAATGACGGTTGCGAAGGTTGCGTAGACGATGATGTCGAACCATTCGAGGGCGGCACCAATCGAACTACTAATCACCGCCTTCTTGGCGTCTTGAAATTGCTTCGGCGTTATCGTCGTTGGTGCGCTCATGAGGTGCTCCTGGTGGGCGTAAGTGTTGGCAGGCTAGGCGGTGAGGGCTTTCACAAGGTTGTCGATGAATGATTCGCACTCGGCGATCTGTTCCAGGGCGATGAATTCATCAGGTGCATGCGCCTGGGCAATGTCGCCGGGGCCGCAGACAACCGTGGGAATGCCCGCGTTGAAGAACAACCCCGCCTCGGTGCCGTAGGTTGCCTTATCCGGGCTCGGCGTTCCGCCGAGGTCGGCCGCCAAGGAGACTATCGAGGCCTCGGCGGGGGTATCGAGCCCGGGGGTCTGGGCCAGCACTGTGAATTCGACGCGTGCTTCGGGGTTTTGGGCCTTCATGAGCGCTTCAATGCACAGTGCTTCGGCGCGGAAGCTTTCGATGAGCGCTACCGGGTCATCGGCACCGATGGAGCGGAATTCAAAGTGAAGCGTGCATAGCGCCGGAATGGTGTTTACCGCGATACCGCCCTGGATCTGGTTCACCGTGGTGGTGGTGTAAGGGACGATGTAGGCTTCATCGGCGGCGCCGGTGCTGGCGAATTCCCTGGCTTTGGCATTAACAAATGCCGCAAAGTCGGCGGCCGCGGAAATCGCGTTGACGCCCAGAGTGGTCAGTGAGGAATGTGCCGCAATTCCGTGAAAATCTACCTTGATGACATTGACCGATTTGTGCCCGCGCACCACACGCATGGAGGTGGGCTCTCCAACGATGGCGCCGCGCGGCTTCAGGCCGTCGGCGGTGATAGCCGCTACCAGGTCAACCGCTCCGATGCAGCCGACTTCCTCATCGTAGGAGAAGGCTAGGTGGATAGGTTCACTGAGTTTGGCCTCGACCATTGAGTCGAGTTTGGCCATCACCACGCCGATAAACGATTTCATGTCGCAGGCGCCACGGGCATAAAGCTTGTCGTCGCGTATCTCAGGGGTGAACGGATCGGAGCTCCAATCCTGTCCGTCAACCGGAACAACATCGGTGTGCCCGGAGAGCACAATGCCGCCGGTCCGCGTGCCATCGCCTGCGGGAATGGTTGCCAGCAGATTTGCCTTCTGCCCGGTTGCATCGTGGATGAGCTTTGATTCGATGCCCAGAGCACTGAGGCGTTCACCCACGTAGCCGAGCAGCGGAAGATTGCTGTCCCGGCTGACCGTATCGAAATTAATCAGTTTCGTAATTTCTTCAAGCGTTGCATCGCTCGGTGTAGGTGACATATTTACTCCTAGTATTCATCGAGACAGCCGCCAAGGTATCCGCATTTTCGGCGGACGGCTAGCCGCGAGTCTGTCACTGGGGGCCTTTCTTGTCACACTGTTGCGGCCTCGTGACGTCATACCGTGCCTCAATGTGGCCGGAGTTCGTTTCCGCTGTTAAATGGCAGCACAATCAGTTCCATGGACGCCCCGGAAACGATCGCCTACCCCCTGGAGTGAGCGAATGACAATTGAATTACGTGTGATGCCGGCCGAACGATTCGCCGCGTGGCTCGAGGAATCGCGCCGCGGCTACGAGCAATCACGCATCGAGTCAGGAGAGTCCACCGAAGTGGCGGCGCAGAAAGCGCGGGCGGGGTTCGCGGCGTCGTTCCCGGACGGGCAGATCGCGCCGGGCCAGCTCGTTTACGACGTCGTCGCCCTCGATGGCAACGGAGCGTCCACGGTCGTCGGGTATCTCTGGATCTCGCAAACCGGGGATAGGGCAGACGCGTGGTGGGTTTCGGATATCGAGATCCACGAAGATTACCGGGGCAAGGGCTACGGCCGTGCCGCAATGCAGCTGGCGGAGGGTGCCGCCGCCAAACAGGGTGCTGCGACGCTGGGCCTCAATGT
Encoded proteins:
- a CDS encoding MFS transporter, giving the protein MSAPTTITPKQFQDAKKAVISSSIGAALEWFDIIVYATFATVIAKNFYPDSDPTFALILTFATFAISYVVRPLGGMVLGSYADRKGRKNALSLTLLLMMVGTLIMALAPTYAMVGMWGGVIILLSRLIQGFSAGGEFGTATAFLIETAPHKKAFYASWQVASQGAAMVLASGFGFALTEGLSEEALNSWGWRVPFIVGLLIGPVGLYIRAKLSETEDFVHGEKVSSPVKALLVNHYGRLLAASAAVGVATISVYMILYMPTFAVTNLGIPATAAFLGGVVAGLITLVGVPFVGHLADRVGPAKVMTYAALGALLLAWPLFQLMVTNPTVPTLVLVIGLLGVIMAFYFGPLPALLSSMFPAAIRGTGLAITYNVGVTLLGGIAPLVLTWLLDVTGSLSAPGLYYMAIAVISLVGLFFARTRYKQP
- the argE gene encoding acetylornithine deacetylase, with amino-acid sequence MSPTPSDATLEEITKLINFDTVSRDSNLPLLGYVGERLSALGIESKLIHDATGQKANLLATIPAGDGTRTGGIVLSGHTDVVPVDGQDWSSDPFTPEIRDDKLYARGACDMKSFIGVVMAKLDSMVEAKLSEPIHLAFSYDEEVGCIGAVDLVAAITADGLKPRGAIVGEPTSMRVVRGHKSVNVIKVDFHGIAAHSSLTTLGVNAISAAADFAAFVNAKAREFASTGAADEAYIVPYTTTTVNQIQGGIAVNTIPALCTLHFEFRSIGADDPVALIESFRAEALCIEALMKAQNPEARVEFTVLAQTPGLDTPAEASIVSLAADLGGTPSPDKATYGTEAGLFFNAGIPTVVCGPGDIAQAHAPDEFIALEQIAECESFIDNLVKALTA
- a CDS encoding GNAT family N-acetyltransferase, with product MTIELRVMPAERFAAWLEESRRGYEQSRIESGESTEVAAQKARAGFAASFPDGQIAPGQLVYDVVALDGNGASTVVGYLWISQTGDRADAWWVSDIEIHEDYRGKGYGRAAMQLAEGAAAKQGAATLGLNVFGYNTVAHDLYESLGYETVSTQMRKPVGQ